The nucleotide window AATTGACACCTTACACCCAAGTTTCATTGAATTACAAATCCGACAGATTGAATATGAACTTGACTCTACCAGCCAATTTCTACAGCATCAGATATCAGGACAATCTTTACAACCAACTGGCCAATAAGACCAAAACGGCATTGGAGCCCACATTCTTTGCGAGTTATGACTTTGCATCATTCTTCAAATATTGGGTGTTTGCAAATCAAGGTTACGAATTTGGAAACTTTGGATTCTTGTATGGCGGTAATATCCTGACTTCGGCGGGTAACATCTCTCAAAGATATGTGAGCGATCTTAACGATTCTCAAATGCCAGAATACCTCAGCAGAAATGTAGGAACCAGGTTGGAATATAGAAATCCACTTAATAATCTCTTCTTCAACGTCCGCTACAACTACGGAACAGTCAAAAGAAATATCGCAGAAACCTTTGATACAGAAGGCGGAATTGGCGGAACAATTGGAATTGAGGCCTTAGAAAATTCTACAAAAGCTCAAAGTGAAAGTGCTGAGATCGGAAAATATTTTCCAAAATTCAAAAGTAATATTTCAACCAGTTTTACGAACTCAGATTCTAACTCTTTTAGTTTCTTCAACGGGAATTTCATAGAAAGTAAAAATAATATCCAGACTTGGGCAGCGAAGTTCAACAACGCTTATTTCAGTTGGCTGAGTGTAGACTACAACATCAGTATGAACTGGAGAAACAGTAGAAATGCAACCCAATCTACTTCTCAAAAAAGTTCTGGCTGGAACCATAATCTTGCGGCGTACATCTATCCATCAGAGAACCACACTTTCGGATTCAATTGGGACAACAGCGTCACTTCTACACAGGGAAACACGTATAAAAATCCATTCTACGATATTTCTTACCAATACACTTGGGTGAAGAGAAAAATCGATTTCGAATTCAAATGGCTGAATATTACAAATAAGAAAGTTTATGAAACCGTAGCGGTGAATATTGACAGAGGAAACACCGTAACACAGAGTTACAAAATCCGCCCAAGCCAGTTTATGTTTACTGTAAAATTCAATTTCAAGTAACACACTATTTTAATTATACCAAAAAGGTAGCGCAAATTTTTGTCTGCCTTTTTATTTTTCTTAATTTTAAATCACTAAAAACTTAGTTATGAAGAAAACACTTTTATTAATGATAACCTTCCTGAGTTTAGTATCATTTGCTCAGGGAACAAGAATTATGTACGAATACAGATTTATTTCAGATCTCGCGAAAAAAGATTCTGCCAATACAGAATTGATGTATCTAGATATTAAAAAAGACGGAAGCAAGTTCTACAGCCGTCAAAAATTCTACAGCGACTCCATCCGCGATGCTTACATCCAGAAACAATTGGCTTCTGGTGCAACCAATTTTAATTATAATGATAATAATGCCGGGAAAGTAGAATTTTCGGTCATCAAGTCTTATCCTGATTTTAAAATAAACTTACACACTCCTATTGGTCAAAATCGTTTTGATGTTACAGATTCCAAACCAATGAATTGGAAAATTGAGCCAGAGAAAAAAAAGATTGATCAATTCGAAGTTCAGAAAGCCACTTTGGAATTTGGCGGAAGAATTTGGACAGCCTGGTTTTCTCAGGATTTTCCATTTCAAGACGGTCCTTACAAATTTCATGGTTTGCCAGGATTGATACTGGAAATGGAAGATTCTACCGGAACTCACATTTTCAAATTCGCTGGAAGTAAAAAATTTGATGAGGTCGAAAAAATCGAGAAAAAAGATATTGAATCAACGGCTCCAGGCGGAAGAGTTGTAAGATTTGGAAATATGGCCGGCGGAAAAGAACTGGAAGTTACCGAAGAACAATTCATCAAACAATGGAAAGATTATAAAAATGATCCGGTAAAAGATATGAGACAAAACCTGTCCAGACCAGGCGTGAAAATGAGAGTCAACATCAACGGTAAAGAAATGACAGATCCTGCAGAAATGCTGAGAAATATGGAAAAATTCCAAAGAGAGCTAATCAATAAGGATAATAACAAAATAGAACCTTCGCTTTATCCTTAATATCCACATAAAACACTATTTTTATAGTCCTCTATTTCGAGGACTTTTTTATGCTGAATTTTTAAAAGATTACAATGAGTTATTTACCCAAATTAAAAAATATAAAAGCCTTCGTATTCGATGTTGACGGTGTTTTCACAGATGGCAGCGTTTATCTTTTGCCAGACAAAAATATGAGCCGTGTGATGAGCGTCCTTGATGGTTATGCAGTGGTACAATCCATCAAACAAGGTTACAAAATCGGAATCATCACCGGCGGCAACGATCCGATGGTGCAAAACAGAATGGAATATTTGGGCATTAAGGATTATTACGCTAAGTCATCGCATAAAATTTCGGATTATGAGGACTTTAAATCAAAGTATAATCTCAAAGATTCTGAGATTTTAATGATGGGCGACGATATTCCGGATATTGGCATTATGAAACTGGCAGAAATTTCCGCTTGTCCAGCCAATGCCGTTCCGGAGGTGAAGGCGATTTCAGATTACATTTCTCCCGTTTATGGTGGAAAAGGCGCCGTCCGTGATGTTATTGAACAAGTGATGAAAGTCCAGGGAAAATGGAATCTGGACGAAGAAACAAAATCAGCTTAGTTAATTGATAATGAAATGCTTCATCGCTCCATTTGACCACAGGAAAAAATAGAAATTAAGCAAATGAAATTATTATTAGCCTCCCAATCACCCAGACGAAAAGAATTATTATCGCAACTTGGCTATCAATTCGAAACCGTTAGTATTGATGTTGATGAGTCTTATCCTTCGGACTTAGCACCAGAAAAAATTGCCGAATTTGTTTCAAATAAAAAAGCAAAAGCGTTCAACGTTAATACTGATGAAATTCTTCTGACATCTGACACGATTGTGGCATTAGACCAGAAAATTCTCCTCAAACCAAAAGATGAAAAAGAAGCTTTTGAAATGCTGAAAAATCTTTCCGATAAAAAGCATCAGGTCTATACTGCTTTCACTATCAAAACAAAAGATTCTGAAATAAGTAAAACCAGCAAAACGGATGTGGAATTTTCTGAAATCAGTGAGGACGAAATCAGATTTTACATCAATCATTATAAACCTTTTGATAAAGCAGGATCGTACGGAATCCAGGAATGGTTGGGAATGGCCAAAATTAAAAATATCACTGGATCATTCTATGCTGTAATGGGTTTTCCGGTAGATTTGGTTTATGAAGAACTCAAAAAACTGAACTGCTTTCCTGAGAATTTGTAAAACTAAATTCTTTAGATAATTTTCCTTGCAAAATTTCGTTATTTTTACAGATTGAATACTCAATTTCAAATTGAAATTAATTAGATGAGAAAATATTTACTAATCATACTTGCTGTCGTAAGCATATTGGCTTGTAATCCGCGTAAAAAGAAAAAGAAAACCAGCAGCGGACCAGTGAATAGGTTTATGACATATCATAATACTCTATTCAACAGCAGCGAGGCTATGGCTGCAGAAATGGAAAGCCGTGACAAGGCGCATGTGGACAATTTCTATGATCCTTACATTTCCGTTTACACAACGGAAGATGTTGCTGCTGACCCAAGTTTTTCTCCTGCTGGCGCTACGGGTGCCAACGATTCTGTCGCTCCTGTGGGTATGAGAGGAAACGCGAGAAATGCGAACCTAAGTACTGACAATGAAAGATTTGCATCAGGAAACGGAGGCTCTTCAAACGGCAATAGAAAAGGCGCATCTATTCTTCAGATTACGGAAGCAAAAGCAATAAAGGCGATTACAAAATATTCGGTTTTGGTAAATGGCGTCGAAAAAAACAAGAAAATTTTTGATGCTTACATCCTTTTAGCAAAAGCGAGAATGTATCAGGGCAAGTATTTGGAATCTCTGGACGCTCTTAGTTATCTGTTCAATACAATGGATAAGGATAAGAGAATCCCGTTAGCTCACATTTACAAAGCTGCCAATTATACTAAGCTTAAAGAGTATTACCGTGCTGATGAGGTTTTCAAAAACCTTGAAGAAGATCCTAAAATCAAGCTTAAAAAGGAGCATCTGAAAATTCTGAAAGTTTACCAGGCAGACAACTTCCTGAAATGGGGCAAAAAAGAACTGGCTGCTGAAGTTTTGGAAGAAGCTTTCACCTACAACAAAGAAAGAAAAACAAAAAGCAGAATTGCATTTTTACGCGGACAGATCCTTTCTGGCCTCAATAGAAAAGAGGATGCTAGAGAATCTTTTGCAGCGGCCTACAAATATGCCAACAGCTACGAGTTTGAAGTAAAATCCCAAATCGAGATTGCCAAAACATTTGACGGTAAGACTGATAGCTACGAAAAGGCAATCGCCTACATTTCGAATATCGCTAAAAAAGGAACCTACGCTTCCCGTAAAAACGAATTGTATTATGCGAGCGGTTTGATAGCCACCTCTGCAACCAAGGACTCTTTAGCTGATTCCTACTTCAGAAAAGCATTAAAGGAAAAGCAGTCCGATCCACAAATCCGTGGACTTACTTATTCCGAAATTGCTAAGAAATATTTTTCGAAAGACGATTACCTTACGGCTGGTGTCTATTACGACAGTGCTTTGGCTGTGATGAGTTACCAACCAGAAAAAGAGCGATTGACAGATCTAACAGCCAACATCAAAAAGTTATCAAAGAACTATTATGTCATCAAGAAAAATGACAGCATT belongs to Chryseobacterium sp. KACC 21268 and includes:
- a CDS encoding GLPGLI family protein; the protein is MKKTLLLMITFLSLVSFAQGTRIMYEYRFISDLAKKDSANTELMYLDIKKDGSKFYSRQKFYSDSIRDAYIQKQLASGATNFNYNDNNAGKVEFSVIKSYPDFKINLHTPIGQNRFDVTDSKPMNWKIEPEKKKIDQFEVQKATLEFGGRIWTAWFSQDFPFQDGPYKFHGLPGLILEMEDSTGTHIFKFAGSKKFDEVEKIEKKDIESTAPGGRVVRFGNMAGGKELEVTEEQFIKQWKDYKNDPVKDMRQNLSRPGVKMRVNINGKEMTDPAEMLRNMEKFQRELINKDNNKIEPSLYP
- a CDS encoding HAD hydrolase family protein; the encoded protein is MSYLPKLKNIKAFVFDVDGVFTDGSVYLLPDKNMSRVMSVLDGYAVVQSIKQGYKIGIITGGNDPMVQNRMEYLGIKDYYAKSSHKISDYEDFKSKYNLKDSEILMMGDDIPDIGIMKLAEISACPANAVPEVKAISDYISPVYGGKGAVRDVIEQVMKVQGKWNLDEETKSA
- a CDS encoding Maf family nucleotide pyrophosphatase, translating into MKLLLASQSPRRKELLSQLGYQFETVSIDVDESYPSDLAPEKIAEFVSNKKAKAFNVNTDEILLTSDTIVALDQKILLKPKDEKEAFEMLKNLSDKKHQVYTAFTIKTKDSEISKTSKTDVEFSEISEDEIRFYINHYKPFDKAGSYGIQEWLGMAKIKNITGSFYAVMGFPVDLVYEELKKLNCFPENL
- a CDS encoding tetratricopeptide repeat protein — its product is MRKYLLIILAVVSILACNPRKKKKKTSSGPVNRFMTYHNTLFNSSEAMAAEMESRDKAHVDNFYDPYISVYTTEDVAADPSFSPAGATGANDSVAPVGMRGNARNANLSTDNERFASGNGGSSNGNRKGASILQITEAKAIKAITKYSVLVNGVEKNKKIFDAYILLAKARMYQGKYLESLDALSYLFNTMDKDKRIPLAHIYKAANYTKLKEYYRADEVFKNLEEDPKIKLKKEHLKILKVYQADNFLKWGKKELAAEVLEEAFTYNKERKTKSRIAFLRGQILSGLNRKEDARESFAAAYKYANSYEFEVKSQIEIAKTFDGKTDSYEKAIAYISNIAKKGTYASRKNELYYASGLIATSATKDSLADSYFRKALKEKQSDPQIRGLTYSEIAKKYFSKDDYLTAGVYYDSALAVMSYQPEKERLTDLTANIKKLSKNYYVIKKNDSILNLAKMSPDQQREYFTKHIEKIIAKEQAAEIEKRKADRSKGFDNEDYNANSIFANNSSDANSFQNFGITGGSTFYFANSNNIPRGESSFKQTWGNRTLSDNWRYSAKTTTIEEMKNEALGLANAPDPRRLEPEFYIEKIPTSSEELGRLKKDRDTASLGMGRMYESFFGNTKLATKTLFDLVEAKPDEETDLQALYNIFVFNYEKNPAEAEKAKQQILEKYPYTSYAEFVKNPKSKDFNKSTEDVEKIYAESYKLYQTEKFKESSEMIDKALADHPKDALVPKFYLLNAYNAGKNAGKEIMILQLEQIVLNYAKTPEGIKAKELLKYLKSDAKLELTDESGNTISNKPQQQAQTVNEDLNEEKIKQLKSELDANEGGNVAPSGPGSPGRIESAEKIAPLQSEPQITPEKKRQ